From a single Nakaseomyces glabratus chromosome H, complete sequence genomic region:
- the DOC1 gene encoding anaphase promoting complex subunit DOC1 (CAGL0H07799g~Ortholog(s) have enzyme regulator activity, ubiquitin protein ligase activity and role in anaphase-promoting complex-dependent catabolic process, chromatin assembly, positive regulation of ubiquitin protein ligase activity), with translation MISEYNRREEQSKNSNNSKWKDFLQRLGPDSAIKPVKLPHQQKKLVLDEALFNQNPNVYVNGILNETNQEGEQHADTIADRYRVGLQLLNNNDYTNVTSLAYWKASSCKTGNPITNAIDDSFENYWQSDGIQPHTVDAYFSKRMDIVLIGIFFTITADESYTPRVIHIFAGNSPSDAVFYKTLIVNNMNGWAALTFEDNLPVEKLLKCQYLRFKFPVNHENGKDTHLRGIRVYTASNNQCKPQLETIKLQPVLPELDSFGLR, from the coding sequence ATGATAAGTGAATACAATAGGAGGGAAGaacaatcaaaaaattcaaataattcGAAATGGAAAGATTTCCTACAGAGGCTTGGGCCGGACAGCGCGATCAAGCCGGTGAAACTCCCACATCAGCAGAAGAAGCTAGTTTTGGATGAAGCTCTTTTCAATCAAAATCCTAATGTATACGTAAATGGAATACTTAATGAGACAAACCAAGAAGGTGAGCAACATGCCGACACTATTGCAGACAGGTACAGAGTGGGACTGCAACTTCTAAACAATAACGATTACACCAATGTTACGAGTTTGGCATATTGGAAGGCATCTTCCTGTAAAACAGGTAACCCTATAACGAACGCCATTGATGACAGCTTTGAGAATTATTGGCAAAGTGATGGAATACAACCACATACTGTTGATGCATATTTTTCGAAAAGAATGGATATTGTTTTAATCGGTATATTTTTCACCATAACGGCTGATGAATCATATACTCCACGGGTAATACACATATTTGCAGGGAACAGCCCATCCGATGCTGTGTTTTACAAAACACTTATAGTAAATAACATGAATGGTTGGGCTGCATTAACGTTTGAAGATAACTTGCCAGTCGAGAAACTATTGAAATGCCAATATCTCCGATTCAAGTTTCCGGTAAATCACGAAAATGGTAAGGACACTCATCTTAGAGGCATAAGGGTATACACAGCTTCAAATAATCAATGCAAACCACAGTTGGAAACTATCAAACTACAACCTGTGCTGCCAGAGTTAGACTCGTTTGGCTTAAGATGA